A genome region from Gymnogyps californianus isolate 813 chromosome 4, ASM1813914v2, whole genome shotgun sequence includes the following:
- the EREG gene encoding proepiregulin isoform X2 produces MICYLLQAVLGTTVIPLCGPGEMENCTTALIQTENSPRVAQVGITRCKPEMKDYCFHGQCVYIVDLDEHYCRCDVGFSGVRCVHSELVRQPLSKEYVALTVIVVLLFLIAISIASYYIWRRYRSKKRQTNASEYKEVGAL; encoded by the exons ATGATTT GTTACCTATTGCAAGCAGTCCTGGGCACAACAGTGATCCCATTATGTGGGCCTGGTGAAATGGAGAACTGCACAACAGCTCTAA TCCAGACAGAGAACAGTCCACGTGTGGCTCAAGTTGGGATAACTAGATGCAAGCCTGAAATGAAGGACTACTGCTTCCACGGACAGTGCGTGTACATAGTGGACTTGGATGAGCACTATTGCAG GTGTGACGTAGGCTTCTCTGGCGTGCGATGTGTGCATTCAGAACTTGTCAGACAACCCCTCAGTAAGGAGTACGTGGCACTGACAGTTATCGTagttctgcttttcctcatcGCCATCTCTATTGCAAGCTACTACATCTGGAGAAG GTACCGAAGCAAGAAGAGACAAACGAACGCCAGCGAATACAAGGAGGTTGGTGCCCTGTAG
- the EREG gene encoding proepiregulin isoform X1: MDAGCLRARSLLLFLGYLLQAVLGTTVIPLCGPGEMENCTTALIQTENSPRVAQVGITRCKPEMKDYCFHGQCVYIVDLDEHYCRCDVGFSGVRCVHSELVRQPLSKEYVALTVIVVLLFLIAISIASYYIWRRYRSKKRQTNASEYKEVGAL; the protein is encoded by the exons ATGGACGCCGGCTGTCTGCGGGCCCGcagcctgctgctcttcctcG GTTACCTATTGCAAGCAGTCCTGGGCACAACAGTGATCCCATTATGTGGGCCTGGTGAAATGGAGAACTGCACAACAGCTCTAA TCCAGACAGAGAACAGTCCACGTGTGGCTCAAGTTGGGATAACTAGATGCAAGCCTGAAATGAAGGACTACTGCTTCCACGGACAGTGCGTGTACATAGTGGACTTGGATGAGCACTATTGCAG GTGTGACGTAGGCTTCTCTGGCGTGCGATGTGTGCATTCAGAACTTGTCAGACAACCCCTCAGTAAGGAGTACGTGGCACTGACAGTTATCGTagttctgcttttcctcatcGCCATCTCTATTGCAAGCTACTACATCTGGAGAAG GTACCGAAGCAAGAAGAGACAAACGAACGCCAGCGAATACAAGGAGGTTGGTGCCCTGTAG